DNA from Deinococcus sp. YIM 134068:
TGGGTGGAGGCTGGCCGCCCCGGCTCGCCCACCTGTCCGACCTGCTCTCAGGTTTCCCGTCCCAGAGCCTTGTTCTGTCCCACCGACTCCACCGTGACCTGCGCGGCAAAGGCGTCCAATTCGGCGCGGGAGGGGAGGTGTGCGCCCAGTCGCGTAATTGCTCCCAGACTGAAGGACGTGGCCCGCCGCGCGGCGTCCGCGAGAGACAGCCCCTCGGCGCGGGCGGCAATCAGGCCCGACACCATCGCGTCCCCAGCGCCCACCGTGCTGACGACCTCCACGCGCGGCGGGCGGGCACGCACCACCTCGTCCGCCGTGACGAGCAGCGCCCCGTCCTCCCCCTGCGACACGGCGACGAGTTCAGCGCCACGTTCCAGCAATTCGCGCGCCGCCGCCAGCACGTCGTCCTCACCCGCCAGGGGACGGCCCAGCGCCGCCTCCAATTCGTGAATGTTCGGCTTGAGGAGGTTGGGGAGCACGTCCGCCGCCAGCGCCAGTTGCAGGGCCGCGCCGCTCGTGTCCAGCGCGACGTATCTTCCCGCCGCCCGCAGCCGGGCCGTCAGCCGGGCGTAAAAGTCCTTCCCCACGCCCGGCGGCACGCTCCCCGCGAGCACGAAGGCGTCGTGGTCGGCGGTCAGCGCGTCCAACCGGGCCTCCAGCTCGTTCAGCAGTTCCGGTGTCGCCGTCAGTCCGGGCAGGTTGATGTCGGTCGTCTCCTGCGCCGCCCCGTCCACCACCTTCACGCCGACGCGGGTGGGGCCGGGCACGCGCAGAAAAGCGTCCCGCACGCCCTTCTCCCGGAACAGCGCCTCGAAGCGCTCGGCGTTCTCGTCACCGAGGAGGCCCGTCGCCGTCACCCCCAGTCCCCAGTCCGCCAGGAAGGAGGCGACGTTCACGCCCTTGCCGCCCGCGTCGAACTGGAGCGACTGGCCGAGGTTCACCTCCCCCCGCCGCCAGCCGTCCGCACGCACGGTGAGGTCGAGGGCGGGATTGAGCGTCAGGGTGACGATCCGGGGCGTGGGCGAGGTCACGCGGTCGCTCCCTCCGGCGCGGGTGGGCGCACGAGGGCACGCACGGCCTCCGCGTTGGGCTGGGCGAGGGCTTCCTGCGCGAGCGACTGCAACTCCGCCTTCGTGCGCTGGCGTAGGGCCGCCTTCACGGTGGCGATCTGCGGGGTGCTGACCGACAGTTCCTTCACGCCGAGGCCCGTGAGCATCAGCGCGCCCACCTCGTCGCCCGCCGCACCGCCGCACACGCCGACCCATTTGCCGTGACGCTCGGCGGCCTGCACGGTCAGTCCGATCAGTTGGAGGACGGCGGGGTGCATCGCGTCCGTCTGCCGGGCGAGCTGCGGGTGGAGGCGGTCCATCGCCAGCGTGTACTGGGTGAGGTCGTTCGTGCCCACGCTGAAGAAGTCCACCTCCTGCGCGAGTGCGTCGGCGATGAGGGCGGCGGACGGCACCTCGATCATCACGCCGAGGGGCACGTTGGGGGCGTTCAGTTCCCCCCGCACCTGATCGAAGATGGCGCGGGCGCGGCGGAAGTCCTCCAGCGTCGAGATCATCGGGAACATCAGGTGGACGTTGGGATGATCCTTCGCCACCCGCACCACCGCCCGCAGTTGCGGCAGGAAGAGGTCGGGGCGGTCGAAACACAGCCGGATGCCGCGCAGCCCCAGGAAGGAGTTGTCCTCGTGCGCGAGGCCGAGGTACGGCACCTCCTTATCCCCGCCGATGTCGAGCGTGCGGATGATGAGCGTACGGTCGCCCATCGCCTGCGCCATCGCCCGGTATTCCTGCTCCTGCTCGTCCTCGCTCGGCACCGAGTCGCGCTCCAGGAAGAGGAACTCGGTCCGCATCAGCCCCACGCCCTCGGCCCCGGCGTCGAGGGCGGCCTCGGCGTCGGCGGCGCGGTTGATGTTCGCGGCGACCTCCACCCGCGCCCCGTCGCGCGTGGCCCCCGGCTGGTGGCGGGCGGCGCGGGCGAGTTCGCGCTCGCGGGCGAGGACGCCTTGACGTTCACGGGCGGCCTGCACGTCGGCCTCTGACGGGTTGAGGTACAGCCGCCCCGACCCACCGTCCAGAATGGCGGGCGTGCCGTCGGGCACCTCCAGCACCCCGTTTCCGGCGGCGACCACGGCGGGCAGCCCCAGCCCCCGCGCGATGATCGCCGTGTGGCTCGTCGGCCCACCCTGCGCGGTCACGAAGCCCAGCAGCGTGTCCGGCCCCAGCCGCGCCGTGTCGCTCGGCGTGAGGTCCGGCGCGAGGAGGATCACCGGGCCGCTCGCCGCCACGTCCGCCTCCCGAATTCCGAGGAGGTGCCGCAGCACCCGCCGCTGCACGTCGCTGAGGTCCACGGCGCGGGCGGCGAGGGTGGGGTCGTCGAGCTTCTGGAGGGCGGCGATGCGCTCGTTCGTGACTTCGCGGTACGCCCACGCGACCCCGTGCCCGTCGAGGATGCGGCCCACGGTGTCCTGCATGGTGCCCTCGTCCCCCAGGAGTTCCTGATGGGCGCGGAAGATGGCCGCCTTGTCCGCCCCGAAGCGTGCGCCCACATCCGCGATCACCGTGTCAAGTTCGGCGCGGGCGGCGGTGAGGGCGCTGTCGAAGCGGTCGCTCTCCGTCAGCGGGTCGCCGGGTTCGTCGCGCACGTCGAGCGGCCTCTGGACGTGCTGCCGCGTCACGCCGACCACGAGGCCGTCGGCGGCGGCCACCCCGTCCACCGTTGTTCCCGCCCCGGTGGGTGCCCACTCCGGCTCGCGGCGGGCGGGGGCCGCGCTCGCGGGGACGGCGCTCAGATCGTCGCCCAGCCCCGAGCGGATGGCGTCCACGACGGCCTTCAGCGTCGCCTCGCTGTCCGCCCCCACCGTGACGTTCGTGCCCCGCGTCAGGCCGAGGCTCAGGACCTCCATCAGCCGGGTGGCGTCGGCGCTCTCGCCCGTCTCACGGCTCAGCCGCACCCGTTCCCCCCGCGACCGCACGAGGTTGGCGAGCATCGTTGCGGGCCGGGCGTGCATTCCGAGGGGATTGGGCAGCGTGATCTGCGCCGTGTAGGGGAGACCGGAGGGGGCCGGGGAGGTGGGGGCGGACGTGACGGGTGCGCTCGTGGCCTGCGCCGAGGTTGCCCGCTCGCCCGTCAGCGCCTCCTGCACGTCGCCGGGGTCGGCTGTGGTGGAGAGCTTTTCCACCAGCGCGTCGTCCGACAGCACCCGCGTCAGCCGCCGCAGGATGTTGAGGTGTTCGTCGCTCGCGGCGGCGATGCCCACGACCAGCCGCACCGTCTCCCCGCCCGCGCCCCACGGCACGCCGCCCGGCACCTGCACCACGGCGATGCCCGTCTTGCGGATGAGGTGCCGCGTCTCGGGCGTCCCATGCGGGATGGCGATGCCGCTGCCGAGGTAGGTGTTCGC
Protein-coding regions in this window:
- the ptsP gene encoding phosphoenolpyruvate--protein phosphotransferase; its protein translation is MMELPQELIRLGARAASKDEAIAQVASLLTAAGNVDAAYVDGMRAREGQANTYLGSGIAIPHGTPETRHLIRKTGIAVVQVPGGVPWGAGGETVRLVVGIAAASDEHLNILRRLTRVLSDDALVEKLSTTADPGDVQEALTGERATSAQATSAPVTSAPTSPAPSGLPYTAQITLPNPLGMHARPATMLANLVRSRGERVRLSRETGESADATRLMEVLSLGLTRGTNVTVGADSEATLKAVVDAIRSGLGDDLSAVPASAAPARREPEWAPTGAGTTVDGVAAADGLVVGVTRQHVQRPLDVRDEPGDPLTESDRFDSALTAARAELDTVIADVGARFGADKAAIFRAHQELLGDEGTMQDTVGRILDGHGVAWAYREVTNERIAALQKLDDPTLAARAVDLSDVQRRVLRHLLGIREADVAASGPVILLAPDLTPSDTARLGPDTLLGFVTAQGGPTSHTAIIARGLGLPAVVAAGNGVLEVPDGTPAILDGGSGRLYLNPSEADVQAARERQGVLARERELARAARHQPGATRDGARVEVAANINRAADAEAALDAGAEGVGLMRTEFLFLERDSVPSEDEQEQEYRAMAQAMGDRTLIIRTLDIGGDKEVPYLGLAHEDNSFLGLRGIRLCFDRPDLFLPQLRAVVRVAKDHPNVHLMFPMISTLEDFRRARAIFDQVRGELNAPNVPLGVMIEVPSAALIADALAQEVDFFSVGTNDLTQYTLAMDRLHPQLARQTDAMHPAVLQLIGLTVQAAERHGKWVGVCGGAAGDEVGALMLTGLGVKELSVSTPQIATVKAALRQRTKAELQSLAQEALAQPNAEAVRALVRPPAPEGATA
- the pfkB gene encoding 1-phosphofructokinase, whose amino-acid sequence is MTSPTPRIVTLTLNPALDLTVRADGWRRGEVNLGQSLQFDAGGKGVNVASFLADWGLGVTATGLLGDENAERFEALFREKGVRDAFLRVPGPTRVGVKVVDGAAQETTDINLPGLTATPELLNELEARLDALTADHDAFVLAGSVPPGVGKDFYARLTARLRAAGRYVALDTSGAALQLALAADVLPNLLKPNIHELEAALGRPLAGEDDVLAAARELLERGAELVAVSQGEDGALLVTADEVVRARPPRVEVVSTVGAGDAMVSGLIAARAEGLSLADAARRATSFSLGAITRLGAHLPSRAELDAFAAQVTVESVGQNKALGRET